The stretch of DNA CCACGGCGATGTGTGCTCACGCCAGGCGATCACATCGACCTCGGGCAGCGAGAAACTCACTGCCAGGCCCTCGGTGAGCGGATGCTCAACCAGCCTGATGGGTCGCCCCCGCAAATTGCCGATCGGTCCAACAAGGTCCATCACGGCGAGCGGAGGTGTCACCTGAAGGCTTTGGAGCAGATTGCGGCAGGCTGCTCGCAGCGCCCGATTAGGCTTCTGACTCCTCACTGGTACCCCCGTCCGGCGGATCATTCGTTACTCGTTGTAGCCGTCGGGGGTTGCGCCACCTGGACCGACGATCGGTACCGTCTCGCGTCGTGCGAGATGCCGCAACGCCCGAACCGTGCGAGCCGTTCCTGCTGACAGCCGGCCAGGTGATCGTGGCGCCCGACCAGCCGGTTCTGCCCCGGGGCGCCGTCCTTGTCACCAGTGATGGACGGATCGGCGACGTGGGCCCCGAGGCGGCGATGGCGGAGCGGCATCAGGGCACCCGTCGGCTGGAGTTTCCGGCCGCCACGGTTCTCCCAGGCCTGATCAACGCACACGTGCATCTGGCGTTCGAGGCCACCGCCGACCCGGTCGCCGCGTTGCGCCGTGGCGATCACGCCACAGTTCGCGGCACCATCGCCGCGCACGCTCGCACGCTGCTGGATGCGGGCGTCACCACGGTTCGCGACCTGGGCGACCGCGACGGCCTCGTCGGAGAGTTCCGCGATCAGGTCGCTGCCGGCACGGCGGTCGGGCCTCGGGTGCTGAGTGCCTACGCTCCTCTTACCTCGCCACAGGGCCATTGCTGGTTTCTTGGTGGCGAGGTTTCCGGCGTATCGGCGGTGCGTGCTGCGGTACACGAGCAGGCCGATCGCGGAGCCGATCTGATCAAGCTCATGGCCGGCGGCGGCCGGCTGACACCCCTGGCAGCTCCCGTGTGGGAGAGCCAGTTCAGCCTCGAGGAACTGCGCGCAGCGGTGGAGACTGCACACGGTCGTGGACTCCGAGTTGCGGCCCACGCACACGGCACGGACACGATGGCGCTGTGCGCCGAGGCCGGCGTCGACACGATCGAGCACGGTGGGTGGCTGACCGGTCCGACCGCCGAGCCGCGCTGCTACGAGCCGCGCGAGGACATCGCCGACCTCATCGCGGACCGAGGTATCGCTGTCTGCCCCACTCGATTCCGGAACTGGCGCAGCTGGCCGCCCGAGGCCGGGCTTGACGGCCTCATGAAACGTCTGGCAT from Pseudonocardia sp. C8 encodes:
- a CDS encoding amidohydrolase family protein; this translates as MRDAATPEPCEPFLLTAGQVIVAPDQPVLPRGAVLVTSDGRIGDVGPEAAMAERHQGTRRLEFPAATVLPGLINAHVHLAFEATADPVAALRRGDHATVRGTIAAHARTLLDAGVTTVRDLGDRDGLVGEFRDQVAAGTAVGPRVLSAYAPLTSPQGHCWFLGGEVSGVSAVRAAVHEQADRGADLIKLMAGGGRLTPLAAPVWESQFSLEELRAAVETAHGRGLRVAAHAHGTDTMALCAEAGVDTIEHGGWLTGPTAEPRCYEPREDIADLIADRGIAVCPTRFRNWRSWPPEAGLDGLMKRLAWMRSRGIALIAGTDAGVGNGKYDDLVEALGLYVAAGWSPSEALALATTRGSAALGRESDVGRVAQGCTADLLVVDGDPLADLEALRAVQCVVAGGRLHHPHPVDPSSRRADLPGCC